In a single window of the Biomphalaria glabrata chromosome 13, xgBioGlab47.1, whole genome shotgun sequence genome:
- the LOC106067588 gene encoding protein odd-skipped-like — protein MDSYPVNDHGMPGTGQPGQSQSPDILQDQHLQQLHQSIQQQQQQLHQQLTSGSSSISELIGMLPQTASLSSGSSMASPDYRSSSHLPLSTSPMYSRHSNSSSHGSSQSTPGPSHSHQSSSDHHDRSEPSISSIAYTRQGDSFVCSLCGKVVVSKAAITRHIQLTHEKKKPFECNICHRRFGYKNILMEHQNIHFGIKPYACTLCDKRFAARSNLFQHRLLHMKPFCCYICNKRFDRDEQLQRHLKLHPTANVLSCSQCPFTATNVEALNQHLQESHKLLTYDTRRHSSSFDSDSGDPPSQVVMSLPSPTLTSPDKSPGHMSLTMDSEAMRRIDTICSQLASRGQNHHSENSQVKQEPLSPGGVRFPSDNHFPSASPSSRDHHHFSHGSPTSSLTSGGSRSQTRLPPFSANLARSYSNPSDPEQGSPLSMTTGRKDASPIPGLDVLASKFYNSPRFLPPNRRTNSMNSMNPMNSLRHGQSAEHVRSIADSTSNLSEFFSTLQGLVQRSQEIPELHVNISKPKITREIGTQYNNTSMPGELPSLEDLLIYYESQGRLYRCQHCRISFEERGLYFLHKSLHGEMSPWQCSICHKICADRNDFHLHFVNQQHRPDQMMH, from the exons ATGGATTCCTATCCTGTAAATGATCATGGAATGCCAGGAACAGGACAACCAGGTCAAAGCCAGAGTCCGGACATCTTGCAGGACCAGCATCTACAGCAATTACATCAGTCCatacagcagcaacaacaacagctaCACCAGCAGCTAACATCTGGCAGCAGCAGCATCAGTGAACTCATAGGAATGCTCCCACAAACTGCATCTCTGAGCAGTGGTAGCTCCATGGCATCTCCAG ACTATAGATCTAGCAGCCATCTTCCCTTGTCAACATCACCAATGTACTCCAGACACTCTAATAGTTCCAGTCATGGATCATCTCAGTCAACACCTGGACCTTCACATTCTCACCAAAGCTCTTCAGAC CACCATGATCGCAGCGAGCCCAGCATCTCATCCATTGCTTATACAAGACAAGGGGATAGCTTTGTGTGTTCTCTGTGTGGCAAA GTTGTAGTTTCTAAAGCAGCCATAACAAGACATATACAGTTGACCCATGAAAAGAAAAAACCTTTCGAATGTAATATTTGTCACAGACGCTTTGGTTACAAGAACATTTTGATGGAACATCAG aACATTCATTTCGGAATTAAACCTTATGCCTGCACCTTGTGTGACAAAAGATTTGCTGCCAGATCCAATCTTTTTCAACATCGCTTGCTTCATATGAAGCCTTTTTGCTGTTACATTTGCAACAAACGTTTTGACAGAGATGAGCAGTTACAGAGACATCTGAAACTTCACCCAACTGCAAATGTTTTGTCTTGCAG TCAGTGCCCATTCACTGCTACAAATGTTGAGGCATTAAATCAGCATCTTCAAGAAAGTCACAAACTGTTAACATATGACACACGCAGGCATTCATCCAGCTTTGACAGTGATAGCGGTGACCCACCAtctcag GTTGTCATGTCCTTACCAAGCCCAACATTGACATCGCCAGACAAATCTCCTGGACATATGTCTTTGACAATGGATTCTGAAGCTATGAGACGTATTGATACAATTTGCTCACAGCTAGCTAGCAGAGGACAGAATCACCACAGTGAAAATTCTCAAGTGAAGCAGGAGCCACTCTCACCAGGAGGAGTCCGATTTCCATCAGATAATCATTTCCCATCAGCTTCCCCATCATCTAGAGATCATCACCATTTCAGTCACGGATCTCCAACCTCATCACTAACCTCTGGTGGTTCCCGCAGCCAAACTCGACTGCCACCATTTTCAGCAAACTTAGCCAGATCCTACTCCAACCCATCAGATCCAGAGCAAGGAAGTCCCCTTTCGATGACTACAGGCCGTAAAGATGCATCTCCTATTCCAGGTCTAGATGTTCTTGCCAGCAAGTTTTACAATAGTCCACGATTTCTACCTCCTAATCGCAGAACGAACTCGATGAATTCTATGAATCCAATGAATTCATTGAGACATGGTCAAAGTGCAGAGCATGTTAGGTCTATTGCTGACTCCACAAGCAACCTGTCAGAGTTCTTCTCTACATTACAAGGCCTTGTGCAGAGATCTCAGGAGATTCCAGAGCTTCATGTGAACATTTCAAAACCAAAG ATAACAAGAGAAATAGGTACCCAATACAATAACACCAGTATGCCAGGAGAACTTCCCTCTTTGGAGGACCTACTCATCTATTATGAATCTCAAGGACGACTGTATCGCTGCCAGCACTGCCGCATCAGTTTTGAAGAGCGAGGATTGTACTTTCTGCACAAGTCCCTGCATGGTGAGATGAGCCCATGGCAGTGCAGCATCTGTCACAAGATCTGTGCAGATCGCAATGATTTCCACCTTCATTTTGTCAACCAACAACATAGGCCTGACCAAATGATGCATTAA